The following coding sequences are from one Bacillota bacterium window:
- a CDS encoding zf-HC2 domain-containing protein, producing the protein MSRQAITRRRTCGWTTKRRLAYADGELTAREAGLVAAHLETCPSCRAEFEALIVGQARLEATFADEPSAAESRSTPGPSLDFTARVMNEIRRQEAGISRSKEARLAQSQAGRAAASTWIAWARPLAAASMVATLLLGTYTALTMDARSYARIIAYQQRTVVGIRDDFWTVARKTGLDGIITRYLSQIDSTGR; encoded by the coding sequence ATGAGTCGACAAGCCATCACCCGGCGGCGGACCTGCGGGTGGACAACCAAACGGCGGTTGGCCTACGCCGACGGCGAACTGACAGCCAGAGAGGCCGGGCTCGTGGCCGCCCATCTCGAGACCTGCCCATCGTGCCGGGCCGAGTTCGAGGCCCTGATCGTGGGCCAGGCCCGGTTGGAGGCCACCTTCGCCGACGAGCCCTCGGCCGCCGAGTCCCGCTCAACCCCGGGCCCCAGCCTGGACTTCACCGCCCGGGTGATGAACGAGATCCGCCGGCAAGAGGCCGGGATCAGCCGCTCGAAGGAGGCCCGCTTGGCCCAGAGCCAGGCCGGCCGGGCGGCCGCTTCAACCTGGATCGCCTGGGCCCGTCCGCTGGCCGCGGCGAGCATGGTCGCCACCTTGCTCCTGGGGACCTACACCGCTTTGACCATGGATGCCCGTTCCTACGCCCGCATCATCGCCTATCAGCAAAGGACCGTCGTCGGGATCAGGGACGATTTCTGGACGGTGGCCCGGAAGACCGGTCTCGATGGGATCATCACCAGGTACCTGAGCCAGATCGACTCAACCGGGCGGTGA